AATATGTTGAGTTCACATATCAGCGAATTTTGGTCAATAGTTTTTGAAAAATTGAGAAGAAATCAATTACCCATACATTAAGTATGACATTTATTGATCACCTACAAAATTTATGTTAAGTGATGGTTTAATTTTCACTTAGACCAATACAGTCCTTCATGAGTTGCAGGGAGAATTAACTCATTGATTTTGAGGTCTGGTGAGGACTGCTGATCAAACAAGACCATTAATATTGTTGGTAAGTGGAATACTGAGTGAACTGAGTAGTGTTACTGGGTGGGTGAGGAATCGAGAAGACAGGTTAGTGATACTTGATATTTGCGGTTCTTTGTGAGTGAACATATTAATAGTTTGTTATTCTCGTGACCTCTGCGAGTAAATGGCTTTGTTTAATGTATTAATTGAGGAATTGAGAGTGAACTGGTTAGGGGTAGGTGGTAAATGGGGCACTGATTGTGTGAACAGTATATCGCTGCTTTATAAGCGGCGCCTAGAATGGGTTATTAGGTGAGCCTAGTAAAATAAAAGGGACTTTGACTTAATAAACAATGGTATGAAGGATAAATCGAGTAGCTGAGTCATCAGGCTGATTACTGGGGTAAAGATGATTCTTTAGTGAATATGTCTATATTAGACTAACAacacagaactgaagggtaattgATTACAGAGTGAAACGAGATAAAGAATATATAGTAacctataatatatatttaactaTAATATATAGTTTAATAacctataatatatatttaccttcGATTTCTAACGAAATCTACTCAGTTAAGCAGGTCGCCACTTGAGAAGTACTGTCAGTTAAGCAGGACACAGAATGTATGGGACAGTATCGTGGGTGTAGTGGTTCGTAGAGTGAGTACGGTGTGTGAAGGTGGGAGAGGAAGGGTGACCAGGCTGGTATGCTAGTGGGCAGTGTCTGTGGTCCAGACGTGGGTTACCAGCTACCGCTGGTAACCATCTCATGACTCAAGTGCAGAGATCACTGGGTTAAGGTAACAACAGTGTGGAGTCAAGGTGGAAACCGATTGTCACAAATGATAATAAAAACTCTTTCTATATTTTAGATAGCTTTTTCTATGAATATCATATTTTAATTATAACCTTTGTTTAGTATTATAAAAGAAACTGATGAAGTCCGTTGAACATTCCTGATATAAATATTCAAGTAATATTCAATTGTCCATTAACAGATAATTGTAATCGAAACTCAGAGGGAATCAAGTGAACCCTCTAATAACTGTAATATTTAATTATCAACTTCAACATTATAATGTTGAGGCGATGGTTTAATTTTAATCCAGATCAATAAATTCTTTCAAGAGCTCAAACGATACAAGACTCACACATATTGAGCTCTTGTGTGTGCTAATGACAAGTCTGGGTAATCAGTGAGAAGAAGTGAGACCCGCTGAAGAATCTTGGTGTTCGATGAAATACTGTGAGTACTGCTAATTAAGCTGGGCAATGAGTGTCCATGTATTGCTGACCAAACATGACTTTACTTGCTGTTTCGTAAGTGAGGAGTTGAGTAATCAGGTTAATACCGTGAATTACTCTAGGTATATTGTGAGCGATCACGTAATGACAGTATGATAAGCTGGGCGTTAAGCGTTTGAGCTGATTAGCACTGTAGGTTAAGCGTGTTTTTGAATAAAACGGTTAGTACTGTGTGCTATTTGGGATACTTTGTGAGTAAATTGGTTATTGAGTGTGTTAAACGGTATGCTGAGTGAACAGATGAATTCAATGATTTCAGTGGGGTAGTGAGAGACTGAACAGTTTAGCATAGTTCATTAAACAATGCGTTTGAAGATTTACAATACAAGCACTGAAGAAAAATGGGATTTTGTCCTAGTAAGCAGGTTCTTAATGTGAGCAAAGTTTACCTTTTTAGAAAAGATAAATATTAGGTTTAAAACATAGAACTGGGTGCTAAGGTGGGTAAAGTGAGAGAAGTAAGAGGGAAAGTGAACAGGTTAGTTATCTTTGAGTGAACTGGGAAGTACTGTGGGTTCTGAGAGACCTTGAATATAAAGGAACACATAGAGGGTTTAGCCGGCCCCGCTCGTGTGGTATATAAGGCCGCGCTGCCTCAAGCTGCCACAGTCAACGCTGACAATCTTGAGCCATGAAAACCCTGGTTTGTTACTCCTGACTCTCTTAGTGTGCCATGCTCAACAGTGTGTTGTTTATAACTTGATATTAACAGTCATTTTACCTTTACCTGCCTAACATCGTTACAGACAGACTATATTTCAACCACTGTTTAGGTGCTGTCACTTTATCacggtatatttatatatttactacaAACATGGTGATGGTTTAATTGTCTTGATTTGTTTTATTCTTGGGTTAAGTTTTATGCAACCTTTACTAGATTAGTGTAGGTACTTTTCATTTAATCATAATGTTGAGAAAGTAAACTCAGATTTTTGTCTTCTTAACAGATCATTGTTGCCGCCCTGGCCGCCTTCTGCTTGGTGGACACAAGCGCTGCTCCTGCCCCAGAGGCTGAGCCTGGTTACTTTGGCGGCTTCGGAGGCTTTGGAGGTTTCGGTCGAGGCTTCGGTTTAGGATATGGAGGATACGGAGGATACGGAGGCTTCTATCGTGGAAAGAGGAGCGCTGAACCTGCTGCTGAGCCTGAAGCTAATCCAGGTTACCTTGGCGGCTATGGAGGTTTCGGAGGCTTCGGCCGAGGGTTCGGTGGCTTTGGAGGTTTCGGAAGAGGATTTGGAGGTTATGGAGGCTACGGATACTATGGCTGAACACCAGCTGAGCCTTCTCTTTGTTTACTGTGCctgaatatataaaataatacaaACATATCAAGCGCAAACATTGTTTATAttactattaatattaataaatattacAAATCTATGATAAAAATAATCTTCTATATCTATTCAACCAGTCCTCATACAAAGAATTTCGCATTTCAATCGTATGCTTTACATAAGGGCAAAAATTATCGTTCTAGAAATTGGAAGTAGCTCGCAAACGTACTGTGCCATTTTCAGTATTGGGTCCTCTTGTGAGCtagaagaggacactttaatttgACCATTTTCTTTACGTTGGGAATCCTTAATAGGATGGGCTGATCTATGTCTGTCTGCCCAAGGTTGGATGCCTGGCGCTTGTAATCTAGCTCACCAATCTTTCACACGTGAAACATGTTGGGAATGGAAGTATCATAAGCCAGTCTTATTCAGCTCCAATGCCACACTTTCAGAAATATCGGTATCAAACCCAACCCCTCCGTGTTGTTCTCGTTAAGTCAAAAGTAATATATTGGTCACTAGTGATGTTCGTAGAATCATTTAACAATTGATTTCTTCGTTATTAGCCCTGTAAGTACCagaataaaaagctatgattagtTTAGATCGGAAAACTATGTATaacggcagcacaaaacgtccgccAGACTGTGCGACAAAGTAGTTGTCACCTGTGgaaaggtggctacaggtgatgattctcccaatcctgagcactccaggtgcatacTCTGCTAGCAGGATATGGGTAATGATCTCACATACTACATTTCTAAATCCACAGATATTGGACACTTCAGACCTCCGGCATGAAGTATCTGGAGCGTTGCAAGCACTTTATTAAGTTTCACGTTCTTAAGGAGATCCTCATAATGCATTAAATGTTTGCCAGTGctggctactgatcacatgcccctTTATGACTAACACCCTGTGTAATGGGGATttttaacagagagagagagagagagagagagagagagagagagagagagagagagagagagagagagagagagagagagagagagagagagagagagagagagagagagagagagagggagagagagagagagagagagagagagagagagagagagagagagagagagagagagagagagagagagagagagagagagagagagagagagagagagagagagagagagagagagagagagagagagagagagagagagagagagagagagagagagagagagagagagagagagagagagagaagagagaaagaaagagagagagagagagagagagagagagagagagagagagagagagagagagagagagagagagagagagagagagagagagagagagagacagagagagagagagagagagagagagagagagagagagagagagagagagagagagagagagagagagagagagagagagagagagagagagagagagagagagagagagagagagagagagagagagagagagagagagagagagagagggagagagagagagagagtctttgATGAATATCTTATACTGAACATGGACTACGTGATGATATGTTACTCGACAATCTAGTGCTACTTAAAACAAGCCTGTTTCCTGCAATGGGTGTATAATTAGTAAACTGTAGCAGAAAGTATTGTTTTTTATCCCTTCACACTCCCCAGTCCACGAGTGAACTCCAGAGTGAAGATTCTTTATCAAAGACATTTTCCAGAGAGGAAAAGCTATGTCAACGAGAGGCAATAGTTGCTTTGAAAAAGAGAGAGCATGCCAATCGCCCCCTTCGCTTGAGAATTTGGAATTATAAATCCTTCTGTTAGACAGTGGTGCAGGCGGTGGGAAGAATCTGTCAATTTGAACGACAGACGTCGGTTTAGTGGGCCAAGTAAAACCTCACCCGAAGAAGACTAGCTAATTCTTGAATGCAACCGTCAGTCTCTATGAATGCATCGACCATCTGGGATAAACTGCAATTAGAGGTTTCTGGATGCAGAGTGCAAAACCGAATCTAGCAGGTTGAGGAGTGTTAGCTTATCTACAATAGGTTAACTGAGGTTTTTTGTTTTAACTTGTCTGTGGGTTTGTTGATGAGTGATGGCGAAAATAATGGATCTAGAAGCACTGCTGCACCTATTCTTAACTGTACTTATTGTTCTTgcttttaattgtttcaaaacagTAATACGGGAGTTTCCTCCTGCATATGAGAACAATCTTTTTACTTAAATTTTATACGTTATGAAATGAATAAAGCTTTAGTTTTTTTTACAGCAAACCATATTCAGCCCAACGAACCTGGATGATGTAAGGAAGAGTAGGAATAATCTAAACTACATAGCCAAATTTGTTAAATTCAGATATTGCGAATTCTAATAAACTATTTTGAAAATTTCAGAGGAAAATAATTAACCATTCAGTAACGATAACGTTTATTATCACCTGCAATATTATCAGTGAAGTGACTAGTTTATTTTTCACCCATATCAACGCAGTTCTTCAGGAACTCTGTCGATAATAGACGCAGATACTGATATCGGGAGAATACTAGTGACGAACCAGAGTGTTTAGTGAGAGCACCAGGGTTCTTCTGAGAGTTCTGCTGAGAGTTCTGCTGAGAGCTCTTCTGAGAGTTCTGCTGCGAGTTCTACTGAAAGTTCTGCAGAGAGTTCTGCAGAGAGTTCTGCTGATGTATCTTAGTGTTGGATGAGTTAGAGCGAGTACTGATAATGAAGCTGGTCATAGTGCGTCCATATATTGCTTACCAAACAGTGCTTTAATTATTGTTGGGTAATTGAGATCCTGATTAAACAGATTAATGCTGTGAGTTACTCGGGGTGCTTTGTGAGTGAACAACTAAACACAATGTGTTTAGCTGACCATTTAGCATGTAAACAGCTTAGTGTTCTAGGTTCAGCTTTGTATTTAGTAAGGTTAGTACTATATGTTTTTTGGGGTAATTTTTGAGTAGACGGGTTAGTAACGCGTATTAAACGGTGCGCTGAGTGAATAGGTCAGTGTGGTAAGTAGGTAGCTGCAACCCATTCTCTTGTTGAGATAGCAATTTTTTAAAGTATGTGCACTATAGTTCAAAGATTGACGTTCTAAACAATTAaatagtagaactttgtactattcactttacagaGTCCGAAAAATTATACAAAAATATAAACctaaatattcttaggcctagtagAGCACACATTTGTAGTATATTGGGCGTcaggtagcgtgtattaggccaagGAAGATTAGtctggttagtttagtttgtctttgcaacattagACAATCGATTTCAGCTTTGTCCTAATTAAACAATACCGAATTCTACTTTTTAATTGTGCTGTACTTCCGTATATGCACTATAGGACTCATTCTTCCTATAAGTACTACCGAAACAGGAAGATGGGCTGGGTAATATAGACAGGTGTCGAGTGAGTTAACAGGTTAGTATGGTTAGTATAGTTAGATTTAAATTAAATCCATTAAATACGGAATTTTAAGAGTGACGATATTAAGCACAGATGGAAAAAACTTTAAATCTTCCTTAATACGATTCGCTTTAGTGCCTGATTGAGTCAGCAAGTTGGTAATGTGATCAAAGTTGGGTCATTAACGAATAGGCAAATATTAGGTTTTAAACAAAGAATTGAGTGTCCAGTTGAGTACAGTGAGACAAGCAAGATAAAGAGTGGACAGGTTACAACTCTTTAAGTACAGCAGGTCGTCGAGTGAACTGGGAAGTACTGTTGGGTCCGTGTAACCTTGAATATAGAACAACATTGCAGGTTCGAGCGGCCCCGCCCCTGTGGGGTATATAAGAACGCGCTGCCTCCAGCTGCGACagtcaacactgccactcctcagccaTGAAGACCCTCGTGAGTTACACCTTCTGGCTCTCTTAGTTGCCCATACTCAGCGGTTTGCTGTTTATAATTTGATATCAACAGCTATTTTTCCCTTACCTACCTAATTATGTTGCTGATAGACTACCTTGTGGTGGTTCCGGTGTTCAATGACCCCAGGGCCAAGTCCCTGATTAGGTCTTCATTTTGAGGCTTGACCAggattgcttttcaatatttcaatagcaGCACAAATGCTGTCACTTTAGCATATTCTTTATTTAATACTATTTTACAGGCGTTTGTTTAAAtgtcctattttttttttattcctgaGTAACGTTTATGCCTTTACTGGCTTAGTGTAGGTACGTTTCATTTATTCATAATGTTTAGAAATAAACGAAGACTTTTGTTTACACACCAGATCATTGTTGCCGCCCTGGCCGCCTTCTGCTTGGTGGACACAAGCGCTGCTCCTGCTCCAGAGGCTGAGCCCGGTTATCTTGGCGGCTTTGGAGGCTATGGAGGTTTCGGTCGAGGCTTTGGGTTAGGATATGGAGGATATGGAGGATACGGAGGCTTCTATCGCGGGAAGAGGAGCGCTGAGCCTGCTGCTGAGCCTGAAGCTAATCCAGGTTACCTAGGCGGATTTGGAGGCTTCGGAGGCTTCGGCCGAGGCTTCGGCGGCTTTGGAGGCTTCGGTAGAGGATATGGAGGTTATGGAGGCTACGGATACTACGGCTGAACACCAGCTGTTGTCAGCTGAGCCTTCTCTTTGTTTACTGTGACTatcaatatataaaataataaaaaaacaattcGAGCACAAACTTTGTTTATTTCACTTTAAGAGTTTATCTTTGATGAAATATTACAaagataataatatatattaataaataataaacattaaataataaataataatcttCTATACTGTATCTATAGGGGTGAATGTTAATCTGTCAAAAGTTGGAGGTCAGACGTTTGCAGCTAGTCTCACCCAACTTTCACATATGAAGAGTGTGGCGACGGGTAGTGATATAGATCAATCCGGGTCAGCTTCAGTGCCacactttaaaaaaaatatcagtaTCAACCCCAATCTCTCCATGCGATTTTCATGAAGTAACGTCTGAAATGTTTGTTGTGTGTCCGTAGACGTCTTAAACAATTTCTATTGAATTATATATTAAATTTCTGGGAAAGAGAGAGGTGATGGGGGAGAGTGGAAAGGAGAACTGTGAGAGACGGGATGTTTGAAAGAGGCAAGAAGAGAGAAAAGGATGTTGGAGGAGAGGGTGAGAAAGGGGGGGAAACTTGCAGAGAGGAAAGGAGAGAAGGGAAGATGTTGTGTAGAAAagtggagaggggaagagaaggggggttGGATAAGGAAAGAGATatgggagaagagagagggtgggagagagatgagaggaagAAGGATAGTAGTGGGAGAGAAACCCAGGTGCAGTCAGGTACCCCACTCTAGTAATATGATATAAAACATTGATACGGCTAAATTTCTAACTTAGTAAGACACAAAATAAAAATTGTATTTTAACAACATCAGGCGATCCAGACAAATGAAAGAAATTGCCTTTCATAGTAGGGTTTCGACTAGTGCAAGGACAAGGGAGAGGAATATGAGAAagtaggatacagaatgggacagATCCCGTCATCAGAGCGACATTTTGAACTGATTCACTGAAGTTAATGGAAATGAAAATAATAATGCAGCAAGTAAATAGATCCTAAAAAAGGTCCAAAATATGCACAGTCGGGTGTCTTTTACTCTGCCTACAGCGGTTGAGagatttttgttttttcttgtcTGTTGGTCTGTTAGTGAATGTTTGGTTGCGAAAAAAATTATCTTCTAGCAGCTCTGTACTAATACAGAACCTTTCAGCTCTTTTTTTCCTATTTTAACGTTCAGAATTCTCCACTATACTACATACTGACCTTCCAAGCTATTATTCTCTAACAGTAACACGAGAATATGAAGATGTATGAAgctattcaaaaaaaaaaaaatgtttttttagtAAACCTTATCAAGACCGTGGATCTTTCTTGATCTCATGGAGACTAGGAATATTCTAAGATTTATAGGCAAATATGTTGAGTTCACATATCAGCGAATTTTGGTCAATAGTTTTTGAAAAATTCAGAAGAAATCAATTACCCATACATTAAGTATGACATTTATTGATCACCTACAAAATTTATGTTAAGTGATGGTTTAATTTTCACTTAGACCAATACAGTCCTTCATGAGTTGCAGGGAGAATTAACTCATTGATTTTGAGGTCTGGTGAGGACTGCTGATCAAACAAGACCATTAATATTGTTGGTAAGTGGAATACTGAGTGAAGTGAGTAGTGTTACTAAGTGGGTGAGGAATCGAGAAGACAGGTTAGTGATACATGATATTTGCGGTTCTTTATGAGTGAACATATTAATAGTTTGTTATTCTCGTGACCTCTGCGAGTAAATGGCTTTGTTTAATGTATTAATTGAGGAATTGAGAGTGAACAGGTTAGGGGTAGGTGGTAAATGGGGCACTGATTGTGTGAACAGTATTTCGCTGCTTTATAAGCGGCGCCTAGAATGGGTTATTAGGTGAGCCTAGTAAAATAAAAGGGACTTTGACTTAATAAACAATGGTATGAAGGATAAATCGAGTAGCTGAGTCATCAGGCTGATTACTGGGGTAAAGATGATTCTTTAGTGAATATGTCTATATTAGACTAACAtcacagaactgaagggtaattgATTACAGAGTGAAACGAGATAAAGAATATATAGGTTAGAAATCTACTCAGTTAAGCAGGTCGCCACTTGAGAAGTACTGTCAGTTAAGCAGGACACAGAATGTATGGGACAGTATCGTGGGTGTAGTGGTTCGTAGAGTGAGTACGGTGTGTGAAGGTGGGAGAGGAAGGGTGACCAGGCTGGTATGCTAGTGGGCAGTGTCTGTGGTCCAGACGTGGGTTACCAGCTACCGCTGGTAACCATCTCATGACTCAAGTGCAGAGATCACTGGGTTAAGGTAACAACAGTGTGGAGTCAAGGTGGAAACCGATTGTCACAAATGATAATAAAAACTCTTTCTATATTTTAGATTGCTTTTTCTATGAATATCATATTTTAATTATAACCTTTGTTTAGTATTATAAAAGAAACTGATGAAGTCCGTTGAACATTCCTGATATAAATATTCAAGTAATATTCAATTGTCCATTAACAGATAATTGTAATCGAAACTCAGAGGGAATCAAGTGAACCCTCTAATAACTGTAATATTTAATTATCAACTTCAACATTATAATGTTGAGGCGATGGTTTAATTTTAATCCAGATCAATAAATTCTTTCAGGAGCTCAAACGATACAAGACTCACACATATTGAGCTCTTGTGTGTGCTAATGACAAGTCTGGGTAATCAGTGAGAAGAAGTGAGACCCGCTGAAGAATCTGGGTGTTCGATGAAATACTGTGAGTACTGCTAATTAAGCTGGGCAATGAGTGTCCATGACCAAACATGACTTTACTTGCTGTTTCGTAAGTGAGGAGTTGAGTAATCAGGTTAATACCGTGAATTACTCTAGGTACATTGTGAGCGATCACGTAATGACAGTATGATAAGCTGGGCGTTAAGCGTTTGAGCTGATTAACACTGTTGGTTAAGCGTGTTTTTGAATAAAACGGTTAGTACTGTGTGCTATTTGGGATACTTTGTGAGTAAATTGGTTATTGAGTGTGTTAAACAGTATGCTGAGTGAACAGATGAATTCAATGATTTCAGTGGGGTAGTGAGAGACTGAACAGTTTAGCATAGTTCATTAAACAATGCGTTTGAAGATTTACAATACAAGCACTGAAGAAAAATGGGATTTTGTCCTAGTAAACAGGTTCTTAATGTGAGCAAAGTTTACCTTAatagaaaaaataaatattagCTTTAAAACATAGAACTGGGTGCTAAGATGGGTAAAGTGAGAGAAGTAAGAGGGAAAGTGAACAGGTTAGTTATCTTTGAGTGAACTGGGAAGTACTGTGGGTTCTGAGAGACCTTGAATATAAAGGAACACATAGAGGGTTTAGCCAGCCCCGCTCGTGTGGTATATAAGGCCGCGCTGCCTCAAGCTGCCACAGTCAACGCTGACAATCTTGAACCATGAAAACCCTGGTTAGTTACTCCTTACTCTCTTAGTGTGCCATGCTCAACAGTGTGTTGTTTATAACTTGATATTAACAGTCATTTTACCTTTACCTGCCTAACATCGTTACAGACAGACTATATTTCAACCGCTGTTTAGGTGCTGTCACTTTATCacggtatatttatttatttactacaaACATGGTGATGGTTTAATTGTCTTGATTTGTTTTATTCTTGGGTTAAGTTTTATGCTACCTTTACTAGATTAGTGTAGGTACTTTTCATTTAATCATAATGTTGAGAAAGTAAACTCAGATTTTTGTCTTCTTAACAGATCATTGTTGCCGCCCTGGCCGCCTTCTGCTTGGTGGACACAAGCGCTGCTCCTGCCCCAGAGGCTGAGCCTGGTTACTTTGGCGGCTTCGGAGGCTTTGGAGGTTTCGGTCGAGGCATCGGATTAGGATATGGAGGATACGGAGGATACGGAGGCTTCTATCGTGGAAAGAGGAGCGCTGAACCTGTTGCTGAGCCTGAAGCTAATCCAGGTTACCTTGGCGGCTATGGAGGTTTCGGAGGCTTCGGCCGAGGGTTCGGTGGCTTTGGAGGCTTCGGAAGAGGATTTGGAGGTTATGGAGGCTACGGATACTATGGCTGAACACCAGCTGAGCCTTCTCTTTGTTTACTGTGCctgaatatataaaataataaaaacataTCAAGCGCAAACATTGTTTATAttactattaatattaataaatattacAAATCTATGATAAAAAATAATCTTCTATAtctattcaacctgtcctcttacaaagaatttCGCATTTCAATCGTATGCTTTACATAAGGGCAAAAATTATCGTACTAGAAATTGGAAGTGGCTCGCAAACGTACTGTGCCATATTCAGTATTTTGTCCTCTTGTGAGCtagaagaggacactttaatttgACCATTTTCTTTACGTTGGGAATCCTTAATAGGATGGGCTGAtctatgtctgtctgtccaaggttggaTGCCTGGCGCTTGTAATCTAGCTCACCAATCTTTCACACGTGAAACATGTTGGGAATGGAAGTATCATAAGCCAGTCGTATTCAGCTCCAATGCCACACTTTCAGAAATATCGGTATTAAACCCAACCCCTCCGTGTTGTTCTCGTTAAGTCAAAAGTAATATATTGGTCACTAGTGATGTCCGTAGACTCATTTAACAATTGATTTCTTCGTTATTAGGCCTGTAAGTACCagaataaaaagctatgattagtTTAGATCGGAAAACTATGTATaacggcagcacaaaacgtccgccAGACTGTGCGACAAAGTAGTtgtcacctgtggcaggtggctacaagtGACgattctcccaatcctgagcactccaggtgcatacTCTGCTAGCAGGAACTGGGTAATGATCTCACATATTACATTTCTAAATCCACAGATATTGGACACTTCAGACCTCCGGCATGAAGTATCTGGAGCGTTGCAAGCACTTTATTAAGTTTCACGTTCTTAAGGAGATCCTCATAATGCACTAAATgtttgcgagagagagagagagagagagagagaaagagagagagagagagagagagagagagagagagagagagagagagagagagagagagagagagagagagagagagagagagagagagagagagagagagagagagagagagagagagagagagaggtagagatagagagagagggagagagagagagagagagagagagagagagagagaggt
This sequence is a window from Procambarus clarkii isolate CNS0578487 chromosome 80, FALCON_Pclarkii_2.0, whole genome shotgun sequence. Protein-coding genes within it:
- the LOC123746389 gene encoding uncharacterized protein translates to MKTLIIVAALAAFCLVDTSAAPAPEAEPGYFGGFGGFGGFGRGIGLGYGGYGGYGGFYRGKRSAEPVAEPEANPGYLGGYGGFGGFGRGFGGFGGFGRGFGGYGGYGYYG
- the LOC138357871 gene encoding uncharacterized protein; its protein translation is MKTLIIVAALAAFCLVDTSAAPAPEAEPGYFGGFGGFGGFGRGFGLGYGGYGGYGGFYRGKRSAEPAAEPEANPGYLGGYGGFGGFGRGFGGFGGFGRGFGGYGGYGYYG
- the LOC138357784 gene encoding neuropeptide-like protein 31, whose translation is MKTLIIVAALAAFCLVDTSAAPAPEAEPGYLGGFGGYGGFGRGFGLGYGGYGGYGGFYRGKRSAEPAAEPEANPGYLGGFGGFGGFGRGFGGFGGFGRGYGGYGGYGYYG